One bacterium DNA window includes the following coding sequences:
- a CDS encoding RsmE family RNA methyltransferase, with protein sequence MKRHRFFIDPRAIQGRFAYIEDASVCGQISKVLRLRAGDEVILLDGLGFEYAARLVEVNARKAQAEILHRQMNKNEAELKITLYQALVKKDKFEWVLQKCTEVGVTHFVAVQAARSEKTGLNEERAKKVLKEAAEQSERAIIPELSEIKTFESALRKAVTPDTPTMILDASGESIVSSKMARTRYTLNVFVGPEGGWDEAELEAVRGLMREGYPLEIVNLGPRVLRAETAGLVAAGIVLNR encoded by the coding sequence ATGAAACGCCATCGTTTTTTTATTGATCCGCGCGCCATTCAAGGACGCTTTGCGTATATTGAGGACGCAAGTGTTTGCGGGCAGATAAGCAAAGTATTGCGGCTCCGCGCGGGGGATGAAGTGATCCTGCTCGACGGGCTTGGTTTTGAATACGCCGCGCGCCTCGTTGAGGTGAACGCGCGGAAAGCGCAGGCAGAAATTTTGCATCGGCAGATGAATAAAAATGAAGCGGAGCTCAAAATTACTTTATATCAGGCGTTGGTCAAGAAGGATAAATTTGAATGGGTGCTCCAAAAATGCACCGAAGTCGGTGTTACGCATTTTGTGGCCGTGCAAGCCGCGCGCAGTGAAAAAACGGGCTTGAACGAGGAGCGCGCGAAAAAAGTGCTGAAAGAAGCCGCGGAACAGTCCGAGCGCGCGATCATCCCAGAACTTTCGGAAATAAAAACATTTGAGAGCGCGCTGCGCAAAGCTGTAACGCCGGATACGCCGACGATGATTCTTGACGCAAGCGGTGAATCGATCGTAAGCTCAAAAATGGCGCGCACGCGGTACACGCTGAACGTTTTTGTCGGCCCCGAAGGGGGATGGGATGAGGCAGAGCTTGAGGCGGTTCGAGGACTGATGCGCGAGGGGTATCCGTTGGAAATTGTGAATCTTGGTCCACGCGTGCTTCGCGCGGAAACCGCGGGACTTGTGGCGGCGGGGATAGTGCTCAACCGATAA